The Halarchaeum grantii nucleotide sequence CTGAAGGAGGAGGAGAACATCGCCATCGTCGCGATCACACACGACGAGCAGATGGCGGCGTACGCCGACCGCGTCGTCCGCATCGTCGACGGGGTGGTACAGTGAGCCTCCTCTGGCGCTTCCCGAGCGTCCTGATGGCGTGGCGGAACCTCGGACGGAACCGGATGCGGACCGTGCTCGCCGCGCTCGGCATCATCATCGGCGTCATGGCGATCGCCTCGCTCGGCATGGCGACCGTCGCGATCCAACAGCAGGCCTCCTCACAGCTCGGCAGCCTGACGAATCAGGTGTCGGTCTCCGCCGGCGAAGACCTCGACACGGACGGCCTCACCGACGACCAGATCTCGGAGATCGAGAGCATCGCGGCGGACGCGACCGTCGTCCCGCAGAAGACGAACAACACCGAGCTCACCTCGCGGAGCGGGGCGACGGCGCGGGTGAGCGTCACGGGGGTGACGAACGCCGCCGCGCTCTACGACGTGTCTGCGGGCGAGTCGCCGAGTCGACTGACCACGGGCGCGCTCGTCACCAACAGCACCGCCCAACAGCTCGGCCTCGAACTCGGCGATCCCGTCGAGTACGACGGCCACCTCTATCGGGTTCGGGGGTTCATCGAGTCCGAGACCGGCTTCGGGCCGGGCGGCGGCCGAGGGGAACTCGTTCTCCCCGTCTCCGCGCTCTCCAACCAGCAGTACTACGACTCGGTGACGGTCATCGCCGAGGACGGTGACGCCGCGAGTGCGCTCTCCGACGACTTGGACGCGTACTTCAACACGGAGGACGAGACCACCCTCCAGATACAGAGCTACTCGGGCGTCCAGCAGAACATCGGGGGCTTCATGGACACGCTCCAGACCGCGCTCCTCGGCATCGGCGGCATCTCGCTCGTCGTCGCGAGCGTCGCCATCCTGAACGTCATGCTGATGAGCGTCATCGAGCGCCGGGGCGAGATCGGCGTCCTGCGCGCCGTCGGCATCCGGCGCGGCGAGGTGCTGCGCATGATCCTCACCGAGTCCGCCTTCCTCGGCGTGCTCGGCGGACTCGTCGGCGCGCTCGGGAGCCTCGGCGTCGGGCTGGTGCTCTTCAGCGTGCTCGCGGGCGACGCGACGGCTGTCCTCCAGTGGGCGAGCTCACAGTACCTCCTCTACGGCCTCGCGTTCGCGGTCGTCGCGAGCGTCCTCAGCGGGTTCTACCCCGCGTGGAAGGCCGCGAACGAGTCGCCGATCGACGCCCTCCGAGGATGAGCGACCGCGCCGCCCCGGACGAGCACACCCGCCGGCTCCTCGAGTGGGTCGCGGAGAACGAGAACCGCCGCCGCGTCGTCCGCGCGCTCTGCGAGCGCCCTCGGAACACGAACCAACTCGCCGACGCGCTCGACCTCCACTACCGGACGGCCCAACACCACCTGCGGCGTCTGTGCGAGCGCGGCGCGCTCACGTCCGTCGGTGACGGCTACGGCGAGACGTACTTTCCGGCGGACCGCGTCGCGTCGTATGCGTACCGCCTCGGCGCCACGGAGGACGCGGATGAGTGAGCGCGCACGGAGAACGCTCACCCTCTGTGCCGTCACCGTCGCCGTCTCGGCGGCCGTCGCCTCCGCCGCGCCCACCCTGCTCGTCCCCCGCTATCCGCCGGGCGTCTTCGGCGTCCTCGTGGGGCTGAAACTGTTCTTCTCCACGGCGACGCTGACGTCGCTCTGCGCGCTCCTCGTCACGCACGCGCGACTCTACCGCGACGTCCCGACGCCGTTCGCGCGCGGCCTCCTGCTGTTCACGCTCGCGTTCCTGCTCTACGCGGCGACGTCGAACCCCCTGCTCCCCCTCCTGTTCGGCTTCGGCCCGCCCGATCCGATCGGCGCGTTCACGTTCCTCCCCGACCTGTTCGCGTGTCTCGCCGCGCTCACCCTCTACCACCAGAGCGCGACGTAGGGGGAATTTGTGCCTCAGTCGGGGCGAAACTCGGCGGCTCTACTTGTCCCCGTCGTCGCAACTGTCGCGCGTGATGGACTGCGACGACCGACACGACCGGAACCCGAAAGCCCTCCGACTCGAGCGCTACCTCCGTGCGCGCGTCCGCGACGGTGCGTTCTACTGCAAGAGCAAGGACATCGCCGCCGACGTCGCGCTCACGCCGAGCGAGATCGGCCAGTTCCTCCCGCGATTCGACGGCGAGCGCGGCGTCGTCGTCGAGCGATGGGCGTACTCGGGCGGGACGCGCTGGCACGTCCGCCCCGCCGAGGAGTGAGCCGCCCCGACCGCGCGGCATTTCACCTCCCGTCCCCAACCCCGGGGTATGACCGGACGACGCGCACGCGGCATCGACCGGCGGGCGTTCGTGAAGTCCGCGCTCGCGATCGGCGGTGCGAGCGCGCTCTCGGCGTGCCTCGACCGGACGGACGACACCGACGTCCCGCAGGGGAGCGCGGAGTCGCTCCCGGAGCGCCAGCACGCGTGGGGCGCGTTCGTCGAGCGCGACGAGCACGGGAACGCCGTCCCCGTCCCGCACCGCCTCCTCCTCCTCCTCGACTACGACGGCGAGGGCACCCCCACCGAGGACGAGCGCGAAACCGTCGAGCGCGCGCTCGCGACGCTCGAGGACGCGTACGCGTGGAGCCACGACGGCCTCCTCTCGACGATGGCGTACTCGCCGTCCTACTTCGAGCGCTTCGAGTCGTCGCTCCCCGAGCGCGTCGACCTGCCCGCGCCCGAGGCGCTCGCGTCCTTCGAGAACCCCGCCCTCGACGCGGCCGACGCCGCCCTCCACCTCGCCAGCGACCACGGCCACGTCCTGCTCGCCGTCGAGCAGGCGCTCACAGGCGAACGAGACGCCCTCAACGGCGTCAGCGTCGACGCCTCCTTCGATGGCGTCTTCTCGGTCGCGGAGCGCCGCACCGGGTTCACGGGCGACGGTCTCCCCGCCGAGAACCAGGACGTGCGCGGCGTCCCCGACTCCGAGCCCGTCCCCGAGGACGCCCCGCTCTACATGGGCTTCAAGTCCACGTACGAGAAGACGCAGGCGAGCGAGGACCGCGTCACCATCGCGGAGGGCGCGTTCGCGGGCGGCACCACCCAGCACGTCTCGCACATGCTCCTCAATCTCCAGCAGTGGTACGAGCAGGACGACCGCGAGCAGCGCGTCGGCAAGATGTTCTGCCCCTATCACGCCGAGAACGACGTCGTGGAGGGCGCCGGGGACAATCTCGGGTCGGACGCGAAGATGGAGAAGGCCAAACCCGCAGAGCGGGCCGCCGACGAGGACGGCGTCGTCGGGCACAGTCAGAAGATGGTCTCGCTGCGCGAGGACGGCCGCCCCATCATCCTCCGGCGCGACTTCGACTCGACGGACGGCGGGCACGCCGGCCTCCACTTCGTCAGCTACCAGCGCGAGATCGCCGACT carries:
- a CDS encoding DUF7123 family protein codes for the protein MDCDDRHDRNPKALRLERYLRARVRDGAFYCKSKDIAADVALTPSEIGQFLPRFDGERGVVVERWAYSGGTRWHVRPAEE
- a CDS encoding ArsR/SmtB family transcription factor, whose translation is MSDRAAPDEHTRRLLEWVAENENRRRVVRALCERPRNTNQLADALDLHYRTAQHHLRRLCERGALTSVGDGYGETYFPADRVASYAYRLGATEDADE
- a CDS encoding DUF7405 family protein → MTGRRARGIDRRAFVKSALAIGGASALSACLDRTDDTDVPQGSAESLPERQHAWGAFVERDEHGNAVPVPHRLLLLLDYDGEGTPTEDERETVERALATLEDAYAWSHDGLLSTMAYSPSYFERFESSLPERVDLPAPEALASFENPALDAADAALHLASDHGHVLLAVEQALTGERDALNGVSVDASFDGVFSVAERRTGFTGDGLPAENQDVRGVPDSEPVPEDAPLYMGFKSTYEKTQASEDRVTIAEGAFAGGTTQHVSHMLLNLQQWYEQDDREQRVGKMFCPYHAENDVVEGAGDNLGSDAKMEKAKPAERAADEDGVVGHSQKMVSLREDGRPIILRRDFDSTDGGHAGLHFVSYQREIADFLDTRDAMTGADLAAETPVGQRNNNGILQYMNVTSRGNYLVPPRSKRALPTPEGDA
- a CDS encoding ABC transporter permease — encoded protein: MAWRNLGRNRMRTVLAALGIIIGVMAIASLGMATVAIQQQASSQLGSLTNQVSVSAGEDLDTDGLTDDQISEIESIAADATVVPQKTNNTELTSRSGATARVSVTGVTNAAALYDVSAGESPSRLTTGALVTNSTAQQLGLELGDPVEYDGHLYRVRGFIESETGFGPGGGRGELVLPVSALSNQQYYDSVTVIAEDGDAASALSDDLDAYFNTEDETTLQIQSYSGVQQNIGGFMDTLQTALLGIGGISLVVASVAILNVMLMSVIERRGEIGVLRAVGIRRGEVLRMILTESAFLGVLGGLVGALGSLGVGLVLFSVLAGDATAVLQWASSQYLLYGLAFAVVASVLSGFYPAWKAANESPIDALRG